The Zonotrichia albicollis isolate bZonAlb1 chromosome 9, bZonAlb1.hap1, whole genome shotgun sequence genome has a window encoding:
- the MTERF4 gene encoding transcription termination factor 4, mitochondrial produces MAGRLQLLVLRGAGRALGPGRALPAAPGPGSRRGCGELAELRAMGFSQEQARRLQALQPRLGPEHREAAAAQLLLLGLSAEAALALLERSPALLRLPTERLRERAEELRRLGLDGGRLQRALSRCPQLFHVPRRRLEAAVRLLRERCLFTAEQLREVLGTCPAVLLEEPSTLHHQFQYAYFRMGVQQKEMVKARLFQMPFAELRNRHIFLERRGLYETPHKGQTQISNPKLKDILQLPEKDFLASLAYSTPEEFEVFKKLLAREEEEKEEEEDEDALYTEDDDDDDDDLDRDESKTARE; encoded by the exons ATGGCGGGgcggctgcagctgctggtgctgcgcGGCGCAGGGCGGGCGctggggccgggccgggcgctccccgccgcccccgggccGGGCTCTCGGCGCGGCTGCGGGGAGCTGGCGGAGCTGCGGGCCATGGGCTTCAGCCAGGAGCAGGCCCGGCGGCTTCaggcgctgcagccccggctcGGCCCCGAGCaccgggaggcggcggcggcgcagctgctgctgctcgggcTGAGCGCCGAGGCCGCCCTGGCGCTGCTGGAGCGGAGCCCGGCGCTGCTGCGGCTGCCCACGGAGCGGCTCCGGGAACGCGCCGAGGAGCTGCGGCGCCTGGGGCTGGACGGAG GGCGCCTGCAGCGCGCCCTGAGCCGCTGCCCGCAGCTGTTCCACGTGCCCCGGAGGAGGCTGGAGGCGGCCGTGCGGCTGCTGCGGGAGCGGTGCCTGTTcacggccgagcagctgcgggAGGTGCTGGGGACCTGCCCCGCCGTCCTGCTGGAGGAGCCGAGCACTCTCCATCACCAGTTCCAG TACGCCTACTTCAGAATGGGGGTCCAGCAGAAGGAGATGGTGAAGGCTCGGCTCTTCCAAATGCCCTTTGCCGAGCTCCGGAATCGCCACATCTTCCTGGAGCGCCGGGGGCTCTACGAGACCCCACACAAAGGACAGACCCAAATTAGTAACCCAAAACTGAAGGacatcctgcagctcccggaGAAAGACTTCCTGGCCAGCCTGGCCTACTCTACCCCAGAGGAGTTTGAAGTCTTCAAGAAGCTGCTGGCtcgagaggaggaggagaaggaggaagaggaggatgaggatgcaCTGTACAcagaggatgatgatgatgatgatgatgatttgGACAGAGATGAAAGTAAAACAGCCCGGGAGTGA